A genomic stretch from Anaerococcus mediterraneensis includes:
- a CDS encoding ABC transporter permease, which produces MKRDESSKKLYILILILSSIASYIILSIDRSEVFYYIYEENRYYLLDTIRTIYFLSLFFIFILIYYASFFVISEKKDQIGLYMAEGMERKNLFLILFRSSLTDIFRANLLGLGLSLFINEFINLLTVRVLSLGLNNHNFTISIKAIFLTIFISVILNCISTLTIVRDFYKERTEKIFRGEMKSRSDSLLFIGLSLFLFAFILGKGYLRLDIFPFVGLMGVFIYIYFWIISKIFEKTANKDLIVRKSLSLSFKKDKASLFFTSFMLICGILILTYTIFASISSRDYLKRPADFTLYDSKENIDRLKSDEDLMQMIGETYPVYGYEFMDIDTSFLDNEVRNNLLLDKNSRSNFFFVPRFLLSSSSFENIYKEGIKLEEDEAIILTSSENEKYCLEKTLDQYESYIKVGGLDLKVRPLIKSNKIFSNDVIGLSSMVVVNDSLYEKLIGKKDPFAYNINLSKDFVNAFGFSKGSDMLREEFIKKSYKYESYIWQAKNTISEIVRNLYTNFYLSLIFILVSLCFFTIRIFISFEKSKDKLLILSLMGEDMKEIRAVIKREYMTMFASIFFVSILAAIFLFYTLPFGFEMTLQVGKGKIIQILGLVSLGLIFLVSLCLKLIIKVSYERMISYEEDYNS; this is translated from the coding sequence ATGAAAAGAGATGAGTCTAGCAAAAAACTTTACATTTTAATATTGATACTAAGCTCTATCGCTTCATACATAATTTTATCTATCGATAGGTCTGAAGTTTTTTATTATATTTATGAAGAAAATAGGTACTATCTCCTCGATACCATCAGGACTATTTATTTTCTATCCTTATTTTTTATTTTTATTTTGATTTATTATGCAAGTTTTTTTGTAATAAGTGAAAAGAAAGATCAAATTGGTCTTTATATGGCTGAGGGGATGGAGAGGAAAAACCTATTTTTAATCCTATTTAGGTCATCACTTACGGATATATTTAGGGCCAATCTTTTGGGTTTAGGTCTTTCTCTATTTATAAATGAGTTTATCAACCTCTTAACCGTGAGAGTCCTAAGCCTGGGACTTAACAACCACAATTTTACAATATCCATAAAGGCAATCTTTCTAACTATATTTATAAGTGTCATTTTAAACTGCATATCAACTTTGACTATAGTCAGGGATTTTTATAAAGAAAGGACAGAAAAGATCTTTAGGGGAGAGATGAAATCTAGGTCTGATTCTCTTTTATTTATAGGTCTATCCTTGTTTTTATTTGCTTTTATTTTAGGTAAAGGCTATTTAAGGCTAGATATATTTCCCTTTGTGGGTCTTATGGGAGTTTTTATTTACATATATTTTTGGATTATTTCAAAAATATTTGAGAAAACAGCAAATAAAGACCTAATTGTTAGAAAATCTCTATCACTTAGTTTTAAAAAAGATAAGGCATCTTTGTTCTTTACTAGTTTTATGCTTATATGTGGGATTTTGATCCTTACCTATACAATTTTTGCCAGCATTTCGTCTAGGGACTATCTCAAAAGACCAGCAGATTTCACTCTTTATGATTCCAAAGAAAATATAGATAGATTAAAGTCTGATGAGGATTTGATGCAAATGATCGGAGAGACCTATCCTGTATATGGCTATGAGTTTATGGATATAGACACAAGTTTTTTGGATAATGAGGTTAGGAATAATTTACTTTTGGATAAAAATTCTAGGTCTAATTTTTTCTTTGTCCCTAGGTTTCTTTTAAGCTCTTCATCTTTTGAAAATATTTACAAAGAAGGAATAAAATTGGAGGAAGACGAGGCGATTATATTAACAAGCTCAGAAAATGAGAAATACTGTCTAGAAAAAACCTTGGACCAGTACGAATCCTATATAAAAGTAGGAGGTTTGGATTTGAAAGTAAGACCTCTTATAAAATCTAACAAGATTTTTTCAAATGATGTTATAGGCTTATCCAGTATGGTTGTCGTAAATGATAGTCTCTATGAAAAGCTAATAGGAAAAAAAGATCCTTTTGCCTACAATATAAACTTATCCAAAGATTTTGTAAATGCTTTTGGTTTTTCAAAGGGATCTGATATGTTGAGGGAAGAGTTTATAAAAAAATCCTATAAGTATGAGTCTTATATTTGGCAGGCAAAAAATACTATTTCAGAAATAGTTAGAAATCTTTATACAAATTTTTACCTAAGTTTGATTTTTATTTTGGTTTCTCTGTGCTTTTTTACTATTAGGATTTTTATTTCTTTTGAAAAATCAAAGGACAAACTCCTGATTCTAAGCTTAATGGGAGAGGATATGAAAGAGATTAGGGCAGTGATAAAAAGAGAATACATGACCATGTTTGCATCTATTTTCTTTGTTTCTATCCTTGCTGCTATATTTTTATTTTATACATTACCATTTGGTTTTGAAATGACCTTGCAAGTTGGTAAGGGTAAAATAATTCAAATTCTGGGTTTGGTTAGTTTGGGATTGATTTTTTTAGTAAGCTTGTGTTTAAAATTAATAATTAAGGTTAGCTATGAAAGGATGATTTCTTATGAAGAAGATTATAATAGTTGA
- a CDS encoding response regulator transcription factor: protein MKKIIIVEDDRNLLNELKEFLEKRNYDVAGVNNFLLADQIILDNKPDLVILDINLPGISGFYICRAVKEKSNIPVLMLTSRVGIEDEIKGLSIGADEYLAKPVDTRRLILRMEKLLDLFDHFQDQISVGDLSLDLSTSKLSYKDSYLILPQTEADIIRKLMEAYPEIVSKDDLLQAVWSTIYIDENILQVNITRLRKKLKNLGPYNIYNKRGKGYGLGEADE, encoded by the coding sequence ATGAAGAAGATTATAATAGTTGAAGACGATAGGAATCTTTTAAATGAACTAAAAGAATTTTTAGAAAAAAGAAACTATGATGTTGCAGGTGTAAATAATTTTTTGCTAGCAGATCAGATTATTCTTGATAATAAGCCCGACCTAGTGATTTTGGATATAAATCTGCCAGGCATATCTGGCTTTTATATCTGTAGGGCTGTAAAGGAAAAATCAAATATTCCAGTTCTCATGCTCACATCTAGAGTAGGCATAGAAGATGAAATCAAGGGTCTATCTATTGGTGCTGATGAGTATTTGGCAAAACCCGTTGATACTAGACGTCTTATTTTGAGGATGGAAAAACTCCTTGATCTTTTTGATCATTTTCAAGACCAAATAAGTGTAGGAGACTTATCCCTTGACCTATCAACATCAAAGCTTTCTTATAAGGATTCCTATTTGATTTTGCCACAGACAGAGGCTGATATTATAAGAAAACTTATGGAAGCCTATCCAGAAATAGTATCTAAAGATGACCTGCTCCAAGCAGTTTGGTCAACCATATATATTGATGAAAATATACTCCAGGTAAATATAACTAGGTTACGTAAAAAACTAAAAAATTTGGGCCCTTACAATATATACAACAAAAGAGGCAAGGGCTATGGCCTAGGAGAAGCTGATGAATAG
- a CDS encoding HAMP domain-containing sensor histidine kinase: MNSTIKDGLVWIIAFLGLDIFFIFLIYLISPSLIDNLIIFIILFTILALLFILKTIKNKNKRKKILLEEFLINNSFMAKDPLIDEFGDDYEKIFDDFQEKIKIKDKRLENSRAKLISYRNFIEMWAHEIKTPLAFSNLFLENHKDNFDKEILDKLSLANTNIENYINQILYYARLDASKKDYKMEDISLKEILDTAIKSYYPLIAEEGIIIKEDIRDIKVFTDKNTLVFIISQIISNAIKYCDGVISIDNKGKNLYIGNNGPKVADQDLAFIFEKAFTGEVDKIHKSTGMGLYLSKLYAKDLAIDIEVVENKDGNFVIGLRL; encoded by the coding sequence ATGAATAGTACAATTAAAGATGGACTTGTATGGATCATAGCCTTTCTTGGTCTAGATATATTTTTTATTTTTCTCATATACCTAATAAGTCCGAGCCTTATAGATAATCTAATAATTTTTATTATTTTATTTACTATATTAGCCCTTTTATTTATACTAAAGACTATAAAAAATAAAAATAAGAGGAAAAAAATCCTTCTTGAAGAGTTTTTGATAAATAATTCATTTATGGCAAAAGATCCCCTTATTGATGAATTTGGGGATGACTATGAGAAAATTTTTGATGATTTTCAAGAAAAAATAAAGATAAAGGATAAAAGATTAGAAAACTCTAGGGCAAAACTCATATCTTATAGGAATTTTATAGAAATGTGGGCCCATGAAATAAAAACTCCCTTGGCATTTTCCAATTTATTTTTAGAAAATCATAAAGATAATTTTGATAAAGAGATTTTAGATAAATTAAGTCTTGCAAATACAAATATAGAAAATTATATAAATCAAATCCTCTACTATGCAAGATTAGATGCTAGTAAAAAAGACTATAAGATGGAGGATATAAGCCTAAAAGAGATCCTAGATACTGCTATAAAATCCTATTACCCATTAATAGCTGAAGAGGGGATCATAATCAAAGAAGATATAAGGGATATAAAGGTTTTTACAGATAAAAACACCTTGGTATTTATAATTTCTCAAATTATTTCAAATGCTATAAAATATTGTGATGGTGTGATTAGTATAGATAATAAGGGTAAGAATTTATATATAGGTAACAATGGTCCAAAGGTAGCCGACCAAGATTTGGCCTTTATTTTTGAAAAAGCTTTTACAGGTGAAGTCGATAAGATTCACAAATCAACAGGTATGGGTCTATACTTATCAAAACTTTATGCCAAGGATTTGGCAATAGATATAGAAGTGGTAGAAAATAAAGATGGTAATTTTGTAATTGGCCTAAGACTATGA